The genomic region CGGTTTTTCGCACAGGATAGGAAGACCTTTTTCGGCGCTGTCTTCAACATGACGCGCGTGAAGCCATGGGGGCGACGATATGACAACGGCATCGAGATCTTCATGTTCAAGCATGGCGCGGTGATCCTCATAAACTCCGCTTACCCTATACTTTTTTGCGAAGATATCTCTGTTGTGCGGGTCTGGATCACTGATTGCGGCGATATAGGCCCTCCCGTCCGCCGTGATGGCTGGACCATGGCCCACTCGACAGATATTTCCCGCACCAATAAGACCGAGCTTTGTTTTATTGCTTTGTTTCATAGCGCTTCCCCAAGGACTTATAATATCATTTTATGACTATGCCTGCCTCTTTCCATAAAAAAATGGGATTCTGTTGCATTATATCTGACAATCCGCATTCGCCGT from Candidatus Zymogenaceae bacterium harbors:
- a CDS encoding Gfo/Idh/MocA family oxidoreductase; translated protein: MKQSNKTKLGLIGAGNICRVGHGPAITADGRAYIAAISDPDPHNRDIFAKKYRVSGVYEDHRAMLEHEDLDAVVISSPPWLHARHVEDSAEKGLPILCEKP